ACGCCTGTGGGTATCAAGATTGCCGGTGCCGATTTACACCAGATTGAAAAAATCGGCACCCGCCTGGAGGGCCTGCTGCCCGAAGTGCCCGGCACCGCCTCGGTATTTGCCGAGCGGGTGGAGGGCGGTCGCTATATCGACATCGATATCGACCGCACCGCCGCCGCCCGCTACGGTCTGAATATTCAGGATGTGCAGACGGTGGTCGACACCGCAGTGGGTGGTAAAAAAGTGGGTGAGACGGTCGAGGGGCTGGAGCGCTACCCGATCAACCTGCGTTATCCACAGGCTTGGCGGGACTCCCCCGAGCGCCTGCGCGAATTGCCACTGGTGGCACCGGACGGCACCCACCTGACCTTGGGAAATGTGGCAACCATCGCCGTGCAGAGTGGCCCGCCGATGATCAAGACGGAAAATGCGCGGCCGAATGGCTGGGTGTATATCGATATCCGCGACCGGGACCTGGGTTCCTGGGTGGCGGAGGCGCGGGAACTGGTGGCCAATAATCTGGATTTGCCGCCCGGTTATTCACTGGCGTGGTCGGGGCAGTACGAATACATGGAGCGCGCCCGCGAGCGTCTGGGCCTGCTGTTGCCACTCACCATCGGCATCATTGTGTTGCTGTTGTATTTCAGTTTCCGTCGTGTGAGAGAGGTGCTGATCATTCTGGGCACCCTGCCGCTGGCCCTGATCGGCGGCTTGTGGCTACTGTACTGGCTGGGCTACAACCTGTCGGTGGCGGTGGGGGTGGGTTTTATTGCCCTTGCCGGGCTGGCGGTGGAAATCGGCGTGATCATGCTGGTGTATTTGAACCAGGCCTGGCAACAGACGCTGGCGGATAGTGAGGTGGCGGGCCGCAATCCGACACTTGATGACCTGCGCAATGCCATCCGCAGCGGTGCGGGCCAGCGTATGCGACCGGTACTGATGACCACCGCGACGGTGTTTATCGGCTTGATTCCGGTGATGATCGGCAGCGGTGTGGGTTCCGAGGTGATGCAGCGCATTGCTGCACCGATGGTGGGCGGCATGGTCAGCGCGATGCTGCTGACCCTGATGGTTCTGCCGGCGGTGTATTACCTGTGGAAAGCCCACAGCCTGCAATCCACTTAACCTGCACCCCGCTTCTCTCCACTTCGCCCGGTGGTGTTTTTGCTATGGCGCGGTGGATTGTTGTGAGCCCGCAGTGAACTGCGGGCTCAGTCGCGCCATCATCAACACGTTGGCGAGCTTCCCTGACTTGAATGTGGCGAACCGCCGCTCACCCTCTTTTACGAATCCGACTTTTTCATACAGTGCGATCGCCGAGGTATTGTCAGTGTGCACTTCCAGCTCCACCCGTATCAGGTTCAGCCAGTTATCCGCCTGATCGAGCGCCTCTTGCAGTAGCATTTTGCCGATGCCGCGACCGTGGGACGCCGGATGAACGGCAATAGCCACCGATGCCAGGTGCCTTTCGCGCTGCTTGTGCGAAATAAACAGCGTGACGTGGCCGAGCACCCGATCACTGTCGATCGCCACCAGCGTATAGTTGTTCGATTCGTAAAACAGGCTGTTTACCGTATCCGAGCTCATGTACGGGAGTTGTGAGGTGTTTTCAGAGACAGAGTTGAAGCGGTAAATCTCTGTCAATTGTTCTGCGTCCGAAGGTTCCAGACGTCGTATTTTAATGCTCAACGGATTTCCTTTATGGCTCGAATTGAAATGGCTGATGATAGTGGGTTTCTAACGTCGCCTTGCAAACCCGTAGGGTGGATAAGAGCCGACGCATACACCCTGCTCCGGCAGGGTCCAGTTTACAGTGTGTTCGGCAGCCAGGTCGCCAGCGCAGGCCAGACTGCCAACAGGCACATAACCAGCAATTGAATAAAGATAAATGGCACTACGCCACTGTAAATGGCCCCGGTGGCCACCTCGGCCGGCGCCACACCGCGCAGATAGAACAGGGCAAAGCCGAACGGCGGGGTCAGGAACGAGGTCTGCAGATTCAGCGCAATCATGACCCCCAGCCACACGGGGTCCAGCCCCATGGCCAGCAGTACCGGCCCCACGATGGGCACCACCACGAAGGTGATCTCGATAAAGTCGAGGATAAAGCCCAGCAGGAAAATCACCAGCATCACCAGTAGCGTTGCACCGACGACGCCACCGGGCAGGCTGTTGAACAGGTTGGTAACCACTTCCTCCCCGTTGAATCCACGGAACACCAGAGAAAACAGCGAGGCGCCGATCAGGATCGCGAATACCATAGCTGTCACCTTGAGGGTGCTCTGCCCGACCTCGCTGGCGCGGGCCCGGTTCAGTGCACCGCGTCCCCAGGCGAGAATGCCGGCCCCCAGTGCGCCCACGGCGGCGGCTTCGGTGGGAGTGGCGGCACCGGTGATGATGGAGCCGAGCACCAGTAACATCAGCGCGATGGGGGGGAACAGGCTTTTCAGGATTTGCAGCAGATCCACATCTTCCGCACGCGTCCGTCCCACAGTGGACTCGCGGCGGACGACAAACAGCAGGTAAATGATGTAGGCCGCCACCAGCATCAGGCCGGGAATGATTGCACCCACAAACAGGTCGCCCACGCTCACCGGTTTGGGATTGAAGATGCCCTGGGACAGCTGTGCCTGCTGATAGGCGTTGGACAGAGTATCCCCCAGCAGTACCAGCGCAATGGACGGGGGAATGATCTGGCCGAGCGTGCCGGTGGCACAGATGGTGCCGGTGGCGAGCTTCGGCGAGT
The Microbulbifer celer DNA segment above includes these coding regions:
- a CDS encoding GNAT family N-acetyltransferase; this encodes MSIKIRRLEPSDAEQLTEIYRFNSVSENTSQLPYMSSDTVNSLFYESNNYTLVAIDSDRVLGHVTLFISHKQRERHLASVAIAVHPASHGRGIGKMLLQEALDQADNWLNLIRVELEVHTDNTSAIALYEKVGFVKEGERRFATFKSGKLANVLMMARLSPQFTAGSQQSTAP
- a CDS encoding TRAP transporter large permease gives rise to the protein MMELIPLLMFVAVCAALMFGYPVAFTLGGTALIAAGLGIVGGVFDAELLKAFPDRLYGIMQNGTLMAVPLFVLMGVMLERARIAEELLVNLARVFSGIPAGMAVSVVVVGALLAASTGIVGATVVTMGLMSLPTMLNRGYSPKLATGTICATGTLGQIIPPSIALVLLGDTLSNAYQQAQLSQGIFNPKPVSVGDLFVGAIIPGLMLVAAYIIYLLFVVRRESTVGRTRAEDVDLLQILKSLFPPIALMLLVLGSIITGAATPTEAAAVGALGAGILAWGRGALNRARASEVGQSTLKVTAMVFAILIGASLFSLVFRGFNGEEVVTNLFNSLPGGVVGATLLVMLVIFLLGFILDFIEITFVVVPIVGPVLLAMGLDPVWLGVMIALNLQTSFLTPPFGFALFYLRGVAPAEVATGAIYSGVVPFIFIQLLVMCLLAVWPALATWLPNTL